Genomic DNA from Roseburia intestinalis L1-82:
GGTACTTTTTGATTCGGCTCTGCAATTCTCCAGTGCATTTTTAAGTCCCCAGAAATCCCCCGGCTGATTCTCATAAATGATCAGTCTGCCCTGCTTCATGTCGTAACCCCAGACGTTTTTTTGCATACAGCATAACTGATGCATCATATCCGTATTATTACCAGACAGCAGTGTAAGCAATTCCACATGATAAACCGGATAGCCTTCCGGAAAATCTGCAAGTCTTCCCTGCGGATGATAAAACAGATCCATCACACGTTCCTGCATTACCTGATGCTGTTCTACTGTCAAAGCCTGTGTATCTTCCAGCGATATCATCATTACCACATGAAATCCCTGCTGGTAGTATTTATAAAAAACGCCGATATTTTCCGGCTGTACCCTGCAAAACCGGTAACCTTCTGTAAGTATTGCCTGTTCTATCTCTCTGTTCATATATTTGCCCTCTGATTTAATTATAGCCGTATTTATTGTGCATGTTTTCCACACATAATATGAACTTGCTAAAGTTCATTATAACGTAGCAAAAAAAGATTGCAAATATGTATGTCTTTTTATTTTCTTAAATAAATCTAAACTTTTCGTCCGCAAACATAACCGTTTCCTGCGCCTGAAGGCTCATTTTTACCCTGCAATTCAGTAACTCTCCGCCTACCATGGTCCCATTGGAAGAATTAAGATCCTCTATAAAGTAAACCTCCCCTTTTCTGGTGATCCGCGCATGATGCCTGCTCACTGTTCCACTCGGTATCACACCATCACAATCCAATTCACTTCCTATAATATATGGGGTATGATCTATCGAAAGTTCACTGCAGGTGCCATTTCCTTCATATTTTAGTATTCCATATTCCTTTTTGGGTAGATCAGCAAGTAAAACAGTTGGATTCTGCTGGTGCATGTTAATTTCTGGTTCCGGTTCAAATACAAATGGCTCCACTTTTTTCTCCGGTATTTTTCCCCCTTGTAATAATTTACGGATCCTTCCAAATATGTTCTGCTCTTTTTGCTGCCACAAACGCAGGATCCCTTTTTTCTTATTTTCCACAGGAATCGACATATACTCAGACTCCTCTTCCTTCCACACCGTCTCTGTAATTTTTTCCGGTACATTCTCTGTATATTCAGCCTTTCTCAGTATCTTTTTTATTTCTGCAATACAGTATCCATCCATTCTGGTATATTCAAATAACTCATATGCCGTCTGAACTCCATTCACATTTTTATGGTCTAATTTTGCCAGAAGATACTCTAATAGCTCATGAAATGATTTTCCTATCTCCTTTTCATTTCCAAAATAACAGCAAAAACTGACATTTTCTGTCTGATTGTCAAAAAAAATACTTTCCGGGCGCAGCAGCAATATATCCGGAGATATCAGCAAGCCATCCAGTACCTCCGCCATCGCAACAACCGCCTCACATATTTTAATAAATATCTCATAACTGATATCTGACAATTCCGCTAACATATCCACTGCCTGTTTTCCTGTTATGTCATACCACAACTGTGTCTGTCCGTTTCTGCTATTATACTCCGGCAATATAAGTTCCCTGGGTCTGTTTCTCCAGAGCATTTCTTTTTCCCATGGTTCTCCTTCTAATGCCGGTGTTAAAATCATATGACTGGCATGAATATTTCTGTAATAACTAAATTGAATACTCAAAATAATTCTCTCACCCTTTCCAGCTCATAAAACAATTTTACCGCATTTACTGTTTGATCTTTTATAATTCCCCCTGCAAGTGTTCTCGTCTCGTCATACAACTGCAGTCCAAGTTTCATAATAACGAAAAATAATAACATCGCCATTGACATAATGATTGCGGCCTCAATGGTAATGGATGCTTCCCATTCCTTCATTCCATCACCATTACGAACAGATAACCCGCCAGTAAAAAAGGGGCAAAGGGAATCCTGTAGGTTCGTCCTTTCCTTCTGATCACCGATAAAAATAAAGATGTTATCCCAGCTAAAAATAGTCCCATAACAAATACCTCCACATTTTTTTCAAATCCCAAAAATATCCCGCTGACCACCAGAATCATTCCATCTGCACGCCCGACACTTCCACCTGACCATAACCCAAAAAACAAGATCATCATTCCAATCCCCATTCCGAGTAAAATCTCTATGATACTCAACTCCATACTATAGAGATGAAATAAGAGTCCTATAATACCTCCGGTCAGTAAAAAATATATATTTATTTTTCTATTTCTGTAATCCTGAAATGCAGATATCGAAAAAAATCCAAGTATTAATGTATTTTGCAGCATTTTCCCATAATCCTCCTGCATTCTTCTAAGTTTCGCATCTACTGCATTTTTTTCTATTTCCCACTTCTGACAGACGTATCATATAAATTGTGCGTTTAATTCCACCACAATTTAAATCATAATGAAATCTGTTTCCCTGATCTGTAATAAACACCGTATTTTTGCCTTTTATTTTTTCCGCGCAGACTTCGCATTCGCGGTATTTTTCTCCATATTTATTTCTTTTATTCTTTATATCTGTATAATTAACAGCTGATATTGATAATTTCAAATATGTACATTCTCTCGATGTATGATATACACTCCCCTTTTCTGCCACATACACCCATATCTCCATATTACCGTTATCTTCCACCCATCCTGTCCACTTACGGCAAATGACATGCTGTCTGATTTTAAGATACGGCTTTCCGGGCAGCCACACCGGCATTTTGACACCATAAGATGCTACAAGATAAATTTTATCCTCCGTGAATTTTGATTTCAAAAGATTAATACCTGCCACTTTATTAACTACATAGTGGTTGATATTGTCACTTTTCTTTATATTTTTCTTGAAAAGTACATTTGCTGCAGCCATCCCAACGATCTTCTCATGATCTTCACCCTCCTGCGCTGCCATAACTGCAAGTTTACGCCCGGTATCATCCAATGCCTTTTGTACATCCATCTGAACCTGCATTACCCGGAAAAACATTAGAATCATTACAAAAAATAATGCCATAACCGGCAAGATAACAGCCGCCTCTAATGTAAATGATCCTTCCAGCCAGAGACATGGCGGTGTCTCCTGACGGCGGCAGGCCTCCGCCTGATGAGAAAGAATATTATTACTTTCCGGGAGAGATCCTTTTTTGTATATTTTATATTTCTTTTTTCCCTTCTCTGTAAGAAACACCGCCATATCCCCTCCTTATTCATTTATGTATGACAGTTTCTGTCTTTTAAAAAACGTATATCCCCCCATTTCCATATCTCCATATAAGCTTCTCTTTGCAAATAACGGCTTAGCTTCAAACCGCAGTTCGCAGATCATATTGTCTATCATATGATCCATTCTGGCATTTTTACCATTCTGCTCCTTTTGCATGGCAAGTTCCATGATATCCATCATACGATATGCCATTTTTTTCTCTTTCATCGCAAATAGCAGCTGTTTTATATACGCCTGATAGGATAAGCCGTTTTTACATTCTCTTGCTTTTCCCTCACCCGTCACTATTTCACCCAGCTTTTTTAGATCCGTGGTCCACTCTGCTGCACTTTTAATGAGTGAAATTTTTCCACCGGAAAGAAGAGTTCGCAGATCAAGTATACTTTCCACATATGCCCACGCTGCCACCACACCAATTTGAACAATCTTGACAACTGCCGGATTCCCGGAAAAACCGGCAAGTGATGTTGCAATCATTAATGTCTGATTTAATTTTTCTCTATCCGCTATAATATGTGCAACATTTGCAGCTTCGCGCATCCGCATCAGACGTTCTATGGATGATTCCAGGTTTTTCTTATCCGTATCTTTACCACACAGGATATATTCCATCTCATAAGTTAGATCTCCTTTTCCCGGCTCTGTATAATCCGAAAAATGTTTTCCAATATATTCCAGTACCATGACACGATCAGATACATTCATTTTTTCTGCCTTTTTCATATCATACCGCCCAGTTTCACACTGTCTGTTCGAAACCATATCTTTTGCTTCAACTGCTTTCGCCGATAAAGACGACATATCTGATACCGTCATTCCAAGGAGCGCATTCTGTTTTAATTGCAGGACAATCTGGATTGGGCTTTCCTTTTTGCTGTCTTCTGCATCCTGTGCGTGATTATTCTCATTGTCCTGGATGTTTTTTTCTCCAGCCTCCTCCTGCGGCGCACCCTCTTTGGCATTCTGATCCGCCTGTTCTTTTTCCTTTTTTGCATTTATGATGGCCTGATCTGCATCCTCTACACTATATTCTGTTTTTCCATCTGCCTCCGCCTTTTTTCCATCCTGATATTGCTGATACATTTTCTTTGCAACATCCTCCGGCAGATGCCTCTTCATATATGCAGATGCCTGACGCAGCATACCTGTACCATCATTATCCGTTGCAAACATATATTCCAGCAGGGAAGCTTCGCACAGCTTTGTTCGAAACACACTGTTTTCCCCGGTTTCAGACAAATTTCCAGCCACATAGTCCATGACACGGGAGCTCACTTTATTCTCATCAAACTGATCCCAACCATATGCACCATCCAAATACAGTAAATGATATTTATCCCATAATACCGTCTGATATTCCGCTGCCACACAGTCCATTCCTGTATCTGCCGCAAGGGTATCCATCATTTGCAATCCCGATACCCTTGCTCCTTCCAGTAATGCAAGCAGAAAAGATAAAATCAACAACAGACTCAGGGCAGAAAATATGGTCAGACTTCCT
This window encodes:
- a CDS encoding prepilin peptidase encodes the protein MQEDYGKMLQNTLILGFFSISAFQDYRNRKINIYFLLTGGIIGLLFHLYSMELSIIEILLGMGIGMMILFFGLWSGGSVGRADGMILVVSGIFLGFEKNVEVFVMGLFLAGITSLFLSVIRRKGRTYRIPFAPFLLAGYLFVMVME
- a CDS encoding DUF6382 domain-containing protein: MSIQFSYYRNIHASHMILTPALEGEPWEKEMLWRNRPRELILPEYNSRNGQTQLWYDITGKQAVDMLAELSDISYEIFIKICEAVVAMAEVLDGLLISPDILLLRPESIFFDNQTENVSFCCYFGNEKEIGKSFHELLEYLLAKLDHKNVNGVQTAYELFEYTRMDGYCIAEIKKILRKAEYTENVPEKITETVWKEEESEYMSIPVENKKKGILRLWQQKEQNIFGRIRKLLQGGKIPEKKVEPFVFEPEPEINMHQQNPTVLLADLPKKEYGILKYEGNGTCSELSIDHTPYIIGSELDCDGVIPSGTVSRHHARITRKGEVYFIEDLNSSNGTMVGGELLNCRVKMSLQAQETVMFADEKFRFI
- a CDS encoding TadE/TadG family type IV pilus assembly protein, whose amino-acid sequence is MAVFLTEKGKKKYKIYKKGSLPESNNILSHQAEACRRQETPPCLWLEGSFTLEAAVILPVMALFFVMILMFFRVMQVQMDVQKALDDTGRKLAVMAAQEGEDHEKIVGMAAANVLFKKNIKKSDNINHYVVNKVAGINLLKSKFTEDKIYLVASYGVKMPVWLPGKPYLKIRQHVICRKWTGWVEDNGNMEIWVYVAEKGSVYHTSRECTYLKLSISAVNYTDIKNKRNKYGEKYRECEVCAEKIKGKNTVFITDQGNRFHYDLNCGGIKRTIYMIRLSEVGNRKKCSRCET
- a CDS encoding DUF5702 domain-containing protein encodes the protein MKTEEEGSLTIFSALSLLLILSFLLALLEGARVSGLQMMDTLAADTGMDCVAAEYQTVLWDKYHLLYLDGAYGWDQFDENKVSSRVMDYVAGNLSETGENSVFRTKLCEASLLEYMFATDNDGTGMLRQASAYMKRHLPEDVAKKMYQQYQDGKKAEADGKTEYSVEDADQAIINAKKEKEQADQNAKEGAPQEEAGEKNIQDNENNHAQDAEDSKKESPIQIVLQLKQNALLGMTVSDMSSLSAKAVEAKDMVSNRQCETGRYDMKKAEKMNVSDRVMVLEYIGKHFSDYTEPGKGDLTYEMEYILCGKDTDKKNLESSIERLMRMREAANVAHIIADREKLNQTLMIATSLAGFSGNPAVVKIVQIGVVAAWAYVESILDLRTLLSGGKISLIKSAAEWTTDLKKLGEIVTGEGKARECKNGLSYQAYIKQLLFAMKEKKMAYRMMDIMELAMQKEQNGKNARMDHMIDNMICELRFEAKPLFAKRSLYGDMEMGGYTFFKRQKLSYINE